A single Cottoperca gobio chromosome 5, fCotGob3.1, whole genome shotgun sequence DNA region contains:
- the cast gene encoding calpastatin isoform X22 yields MGQILSWIRGPRDGQALQDVAVEEQKHGNYRPLPLPRQNFYQSQPSQATPKPAAQVSTAKPAQFESATATTTFNTAVPKLDTAKTTKPISTAAAGNVSVQGKKEATQTKVQVEVPPAAAKGAKEVDPFDALASILPSADPITPLLPVYTGPEVTEHDITSERGQKCGERDSTLPPGYRFEDMPPAPADYKPKDVPKPLSTDEALDSLSFGFTPSTASAAPQKQEKSQTSSAAASVSVCAPAPPADKKAKMEKVSDDFSLESLLPAVTATATKAAPPVAVCQAPPADKKAKMMDANPKTDAGVSMSLDALSALVDTLPEDKPKPELPKLRPEDIVSEDKHKKETGVFVGERDDSIAPEYRFNVDELKKLPAPKPEPTIGTGEALDFLSGDFTDSSAAPVVQAPLAKKAPAVPPVAVCPPADKKVKKENIPDDFALQAATATDDFSLDALSALSDTLPADVPKPEVPELRPEDIVSEDKHKKERGVFVGERDDSIAPEYRFNVDELKKLPAPKPEPTIGTGEALDFLSGDFTDSSAAPVVQAPSAQKHEDTLIVCYGPPPAVMASVITPVPLPTQTKVEDLSALDLLSGDFVSSTKTSGLQAPVPPPTKKTPEKTVCPLEQHRPVDVLHGRTPQAKPNQGGSLSLDALSALSDTLPEDKPKPELPKLRPEDIVSEDKHKKKKGVFVGERDDSIAPEYRFNEEQLKKLPAPEPEPTMCTGDALDILSGGFESSSAPVVQAPVITPSAPPAQSSADFSLDALAGEFVSSSAAPTVKSAVCVPTETAAELYPGADNAMDALSDTLKDITPAPQPVPPPAKDIVKEKKVVEERLVKMGERDDSLPPEYRPTKEMGEAPAPPKGKTMDDKTAMDLLSSDFGAAASKPAAPAASSAATTKLEPPVLDSKPLKPMTGAVLDSLSSTLLPDVPEFKPTDKPKGKSKSKSKSKKHQAEEPSPTEQLPAQQSSDVVPRSTKKEGKR; encoded by the exons ATGGGCCAGATATTGAGCTGGATCCGAGGCCCACGGGACGGCCAGGCCCTGCAAGATGTAGCCGTGGAGGAGCAg aaacacgGCAACTATCGACCCCTTCCCTTACCCCGACAAAATTTCTACCAG tcGCAGCCTAGCCAGGCCACACCCAAACCGGCAGCTCAGGTCTCCACTGCCAAGCCTGCACAGTTCGAG AGTGCCACTGCCACCACAACATTCAACACTGCTGTGCCTAAACTTGATACGGCTAAAACAACAAAGCCAATTTCTACGGCTGCGGCTGGAAATGTGTCTGtgcagggaaagaaagaagCGACACAAACAAAG gtgcaggtggaggttcctccagcagcagctaaGGGAGCCAAAGAG GTTGATCCATTCGATGCCCTGGCCAGCATACTGCCATCAGCTGATCCTATCACACCCCTCCTGCCTGTATACACAGGACCGGAGGTCACAGag CATGACATCACCTCTGAGAGGGGTCAGAAGTGTGGAGAAAGAGACAGCACGCTGCCTCCAGGCTACAGATTTGAAGATATG CCTCCAGCTCCTGCAGATTATAAGCCTAAGGACGTTCCT AAACCACTGAGCACAGACGAGGCCCTGGATTCTCTTTCATTTGGATTCACGCCTTCCACTGCTTCAGCTGCACCACAGAAGCAAGAG AAATCTCAAACCTCTTCAGCAGCCgcttctgtgtctgtgtgtgctccTGCACCACCAGCTGATAAAAAAGCCAAGATGGAGAAAGTTTCGGATGATTTCTCTCTGGAAAGTTTGCTTCCCGCTGTTACTGCCACTGCCACG AAAGCAGCTCCTCCTGTGGCCGTCTGTCAAGCTCCTCCTGCCGATAAAAAAGCCAAAATGATGGACGCCAATCCCAAGACTGATGCA ggtgtctctatgtctctggaTGCTCTCAGCGCTCTTGTTGACACGTTGCCAGAAGACAAACCAAAACCTGAACTCCCCAAACTCAGACCTGAGGACATCGTCTCG GAGGACAAACACAAGAAGGAGACGGGTGTGTTTGTGGGAGAGAGGGACGACTCAATTGCTCCAGAATACAGGTTTAATGTGGACGAACTGAAAAAACTGCCTGCTCCTAAACCTGAG CCGACCATTGGTACTGGTGAGGCTCTGGACTTTTTGTCTGGAGACTTCACGGACTCTTCAGCAGCGCCTGTTGTCCAGGCTCCTCTAGCAAAG AAAGCCCCGGCAGTTCCTCCTGTGGCTGTGTGTCCTCCTGCTGATAAAAAAGTCAAGAAGGAGAACATCCCTGATGATTTCGCTCTGCAGGCTGCAACTGCTACG GATGACTTCTCTCTGGACGCTCTCAGCGCTCTCAGTGACACGTTGCCAGCAGACGTGCCAAAACCTGAAGTTCCCGAACTCAGACCTGAGGACATCGTCTCG GAGGACAAACACAAGAAGGAGAGGGGTGTGTTTGTGGGAGAGAGGGACGACTCAATTGCTCCAGAATACAGGTTTAATGTGGACGAACTGAAAAAACTGCCTGCTCCTAAACCTGAG CCGACCATTGGTACTGGTGAGGCTCTGGACTTTTTGTCTGGAGACTTCACAGACTCTTCAGCAGCGCCTGTTGTCCAGGCTCCTTCAGCACAG AAACATGAGGACACTTTAATTGTGTGTTATGGTCCTCCACCTGCTGTCATGGCTTCTGTCATCACCCCCGTGCCTCTTCCTACACAG aCCAAAGTAGAAGATTTGTCAGCTCTGGATCTCCTTTCTGGAGATTTTGTGTCTTCAACTAAAACTTCTGGACTTCAGGCACCTGTCCCTCCTCCCACCAAGAAGACCCCAGAG AAAACGGTTTGTCCTCTGGAACAGCACAGGCCAGTTGATGTCCTCCATGGACGAACACCACAAGCAAAACCCAATCAG GGgggctctctgtctctggatgCTCTCAGTGCTCTCAGTGACACGTTGCCAGAAGACAAACCAAAACCTGAACTCCCCAAACTCAGACCTGAGGACATCGTCTCG gaggacaaacacaagaagaagaagggtgtgtttgtgggagAGAGGGACGACTCAATTGCTCCAGAATACAGGTTCAATGAGGAACAACTCAAAAAACTGCCTGCTCCTGAACCTGAG cccaCCATGTGTACTGGTGATGCTCTGGACATTTTGTCTGGAGGCTTCGAGTCCTCATCAGCTCCTGTTGTCCAGGCTCCTGTCATTACCCCCTCGGCTCCTCCTGCACAG TCCTCTGCAGACTTTTCTCTGGATGCCTTGGCGGGAGaatttgtttcctcctctgccgCTCCAACGGTGAAGTCCGCTGTTTGTGTTCCCACAGAAACTGCCGCAGAG CTGTACCCAGGAGCAGACAATGCTATGGATGCTCTGTCAGACACCTTGAAGGATATCACACCCGCCCCTCAGCCCGTCCCACCTCCTGCCAAAGACATTGTCAAG GAGAAAAAGGTTGTTGAAGAAAGGCTGGTTAAGATGGGGGAGAGAGACGACTCTCTGCCACCAGAGTATCGACCCACTAAG GAAATGGGAGAAGCACCTGCACCACCCAAGGGG AAGACTATGGATGATAAAACAGCCATGGACCTGCTGTCCAGTGACTTCGGTGCCGCTGCTTCCAAGCCCGCTGCACCCGCCGCATCATCTGCTGCCACAACAAAGCTGGAACCTCCTGTGCTGGACTCAAAGCCCCTGAAG CCAATGACTGGTGCTGTCCTGGACTCCCTGTCTAGCACTCTGCTCCCAGATGTCCCAGAGTTCAAACCTACAGACAAACCAAAG GGCAAGAgcaagtcaaagtcaaagtctAAA AAACACCAAGCAGAGGAGCCGTCTCCCACTGAACAGCTGCCCGCTCAGCAAAGCTCCGACGTTGTGCCGAGATCTACAAAGAAGGAAGGGAAGAGATAG
- the cast gene encoding calpastatin isoform X27 — MAYAAYWMSLQGGAAASPLEVHHSSRSPASHSTAGSYYGKSQPSQATPKPAAQVSTAKPAQFEKAGSAMATKPGVVTTATGGVTRSGVTAGGSASVGTAGKAKPEVQVEVPPAAAKGAKEPPAPADYKPKDVPKPLSTDEALDSLSFGFTPSTASAAPQKQEKSQTSSAAASVSVCAPAPPADKKAKMEKVSDDFSLESLLPAVTATATKAAPPVAVCQAPPADKKAKMMDANPKTDAGVSMSLDALSALVDTLPEDKPKPELPKLRPEDIVSEDKHKKETGVFVGERDDSIAPEYRFNVDELKKLPAPKPEPTIGTGEALDFLSGDFTDSSAAPVVQAPLAKKAPAVPPVAVCPPADKKVKKENIPDDFALQAATATDDFSLDALSALSDTLPADVPKPEVPELRPEDIVSEDKHKKERGVFVGERDDSIAPEYRFNVDELKKLPAPKPEPTIGTGEALDFLSGDFTDSSAAPVVQAPSAQKHEDTLIVCYGPPPAVMASVITPVPLPTQTKVEDLSALDLLSGDFVSSTKTSGLQAPVPPPTKKTPEKTVCPLEQHRPVDVLHGRTPQAKPNQGGSLSLDALSALSDTLPEDKPKPELPKLRPEDIVSEDKHKKKKGVFVGERDDSIAPEYRFNEEQLKKLPAPEPEPTMCTGDALDILSGGFESSSAPVVQAPVITPSAPPAQSSADFSLDALAGEFVSSSAAPTVKSAVCVPTETAAELYPGADNAMDALSDTLKDITPAPQPVPPPAKDIVKEKKVVEERLVKMGERDDSLPPEYRPTKEMGEAPAPPKGKTMDDKTAMDLLSSDFGAAASKPAAPAASSAATTKLEPPVLDSKPLKPMTGAVLDSLSSTLLPDVPEFKPTDKPKGKSKSKSKSKKHQAEEPSPTEQLPAQQSSDVVPRSTKKEGKR, encoded by the exons caaggaggagctgctgcttcCCCACTTGAGGTCCATCATAGTAGCAGGTCTCCAGCCTCCCATTCCACTGCAGGGTCCTACTATGGCAAG tcGCAGCCTAGCCAGGCCACACCCAAACCGGCAGCTCAGGTCTCCACTGCCAAGCCTGCACAGTTCGAG AAGGCAGGATCCGCCATGGCTACAAAGCCTGGGGTGGTTACCACAGCAACAGGCGGAGTCACACGAAGTGGTGTCACAGCAGGAGGAAGTGCTTCGGTTGGGACAGCAGGAAAAGCCAAACCAGAG gtgcaggtggaggttcctccagcagcagctaaGGGAGCCAAAGAG CCTCCAGCTCCTGCAGATTATAAGCCTAAGGACGTTCCT AAACCACTGAGCACAGACGAGGCCCTGGATTCTCTTTCATTTGGATTCACGCCTTCCACTGCTTCAGCTGCACCACAGAAGCAAGAG AAATCTCAAACCTCTTCAGCAGCCgcttctgtgtctgtgtgtgctccTGCACCACCAGCTGATAAAAAAGCCAAGATGGAGAAAGTTTCGGATGATTTCTCTCTGGAAAGTTTGCTTCCCGCTGTTACTGCCACTGCCACG AAAGCAGCTCCTCCTGTGGCCGTCTGTCAAGCTCCTCCTGCCGATAAAAAAGCCAAAATGATGGACGCCAATCCCAAGACTGATGCA ggtgtctctatgtctctggaTGCTCTCAGCGCTCTTGTTGACACGTTGCCAGAAGACAAACCAAAACCTGAACTCCCCAAACTCAGACCTGAGGACATCGTCTCG GAGGACAAACACAAGAAGGAGACGGGTGTGTTTGTGGGAGAGAGGGACGACTCAATTGCTCCAGAATACAGGTTTAATGTGGACGAACTGAAAAAACTGCCTGCTCCTAAACCTGAG CCGACCATTGGTACTGGTGAGGCTCTGGACTTTTTGTCTGGAGACTTCACGGACTCTTCAGCAGCGCCTGTTGTCCAGGCTCCTCTAGCAAAG AAAGCCCCGGCAGTTCCTCCTGTGGCTGTGTGTCCTCCTGCTGATAAAAAAGTCAAGAAGGAGAACATCCCTGATGATTTCGCTCTGCAGGCTGCAACTGCTACG GATGACTTCTCTCTGGACGCTCTCAGCGCTCTCAGTGACACGTTGCCAGCAGACGTGCCAAAACCTGAAGTTCCCGAACTCAGACCTGAGGACATCGTCTCG GAGGACAAACACAAGAAGGAGAGGGGTGTGTTTGTGGGAGAGAGGGACGACTCAATTGCTCCAGAATACAGGTTTAATGTGGACGAACTGAAAAAACTGCCTGCTCCTAAACCTGAG CCGACCATTGGTACTGGTGAGGCTCTGGACTTTTTGTCTGGAGACTTCACAGACTCTTCAGCAGCGCCTGTTGTCCAGGCTCCTTCAGCACAG AAACATGAGGACACTTTAATTGTGTGTTATGGTCCTCCACCTGCTGTCATGGCTTCTGTCATCACCCCCGTGCCTCTTCCTACACAG aCCAAAGTAGAAGATTTGTCAGCTCTGGATCTCCTTTCTGGAGATTTTGTGTCTTCAACTAAAACTTCTGGACTTCAGGCACCTGTCCCTCCTCCCACCAAGAAGACCCCAGAG AAAACGGTTTGTCCTCTGGAACAGCACAGGCCAGTTGATGTCCTCCATGGACGAACACCACAAGCAAAACCCAATCAG GGgggctctctgtctctggatgCTCTCAGTGCTCTCAGTGACACGTTGCCAGAAGACAAACCAAAACCTGAACTCCCCAAACTCAGACCTGAGGACATCGTCTCG gaggacaaacacaagaagaagaagggtgtgtttgtgggagAGAGGGACGACTCAATTGCTCCAGAATACAGGTTCAATGAGGAACAACTCAAAAAACTGCCTGCTCCTGAACCTGAG cccaCCATGTGTACTGGTGATGCTCTGGACATTTTGTCTGGAGGCTTCGAGTCCTCATCAGCTCCTGTTGTCCAGGCTCCTGTCATTACCCCCTCGGCTCCTCCTGCACAG TCCTCTGCAGACTTTTCTCTGGATGCCTTGGCGGGAGaatttgtttcctcctctgccgCTCCAACGGTGAAGTCCGCTGTTTGTGTTCCCACAGAAACTGCCGCAGAG CTGTACCCAGGAGCAGACAATGCTATGGATGCTCTGTCAGACACCTTGAAGGATATCACACCCGCCCCTCAGCCCGTCCCACCTCCTGCCAAAGACATTGTCAAG GAGAAAAAGGTTGTTGAAGAAAGGCTGGTTAAGATGGGGGAGAGAGACGACTCTCTGCCACCAGAGTATCGACCCACTAAG GAAATGGGAGAAGCACCTGCACCACCCAAGGGG AAGACTATGGATGATAAAACAGCCATGGACCTGCTGTCCAGTGACTTCGGTGCCGCTGCTTCCAAGCCCGCTGCACCCGCCGCATCATCTGCTGCCACAACAAAGCTGGAACCTCCTGTGCTGGACTCAAAGCCCCTGAAG CCAATGACTGGTGCTGTCCTGGACTCCCTGTCTAGCACTCTGCTCCCAGATGTCCCAGAGTTCAAACCTACAGACAAACCAAAG GGCAAGAgcaagtcaaagtcaaagtctAAA AAACACCAAGCAGAGGAGCCGTCTCCCACTGAACAGCTGCCCGCTCAGCAAAGCTCCGACGTTGTGCCGAGATCTACAAAGAAGGAAGGGAAGAGATAG
- the cast gene encoding calpastatin isoform X18 has product MAYAAYWMSLQGGAAASPLEVHHSSRSPASHSTAGSYYGKSQPSQATPKPAAQVSTAKPAQFEKAGSAMATKPGVVTTATGGVTRSGVTAGGSASVGTAGKAKPEVQVEVPPAAAKGAKEVDPFDALASILPSADPITPLLPVYTGPEVTEHDITSERGQKCGERDSTLPPGYRFEDMPPAPADYKPKDVPKPLSTDEALDSLSFGFTPSTASAAPQKQEKSQTSSAAASVSVCAPAPPADKKAKMEKVSDDFSLESLLPAVTATATKAAPPVAVCQAPPADKKAKMMDANPKTDAGVSMSLDALSALVDTLPEDKPKPELPKLRPEDIVSEDKHKKETGVFVGERDDSIAPEYRFNVDELKKLPAPKPEPTIGTGEALDFLSGDFTDSSAAPVVQAPLAKKAPAVPPVAVCPPADKKVKKENIPDDFALQAATATDDFSLDALSALSDTLPADVPKPEVPELRPEDIVSEDKHKKERGVFVGERDDSIAPEYRFNVDELKKLPAPKPEPTIGTGEALDFLSGDFTDSSAAPVVQAPSAQKHEDTLIVCYGPPPAVMASVITPVPLPTQTKVEDLSALDLLSGDFVSSTKTSGLQAPVPPPTKKTPEKTVCPLEQHRPVDVLHGRTPQAKPNQGGSLSLDALSALSDTLPEDKPKPELPKLRPEDIVSEDKHKKKKGVFVGERDDSIAPEYRFNEEQLKKLPAPEPEPTMCTGDALDILSGGFESSSAPVVQAPVITPSAPPAQSSADFSLDALAGEFVSSSAAPTVKSAVCVPTETAAELYPGADNAMDALSDTLKDITPAPQPVPPPAKDIVKEKKVVEERLVKMGERDDSLPPEYRPTKEMGEAPAPPKGKTMDDKTAMDLLSSDFGAAASKPAAPAASSAATTKLEPPVLDSKPLKPMTGAVLDSLSSTLLPDVPEFKPTDKPKGKSKSKSKSKKHQAEEPSPTEQLPAQQSSDVVPRSTKKEGKR; this is encoded by the exons caaggaggagctgctgcttcCCCACTTGAGGTCCATCATAGTAGCAGGTCTCCAGCCTCCCATTCCACTGCAGGGTCCTACTATGGCAAG tcGCAGCCTAGCCAGGCCACACCCAAACCGGCAGCTCAGGTCTCCACTGCCAAGCCTGCACAGTTCGAG AAGGCAGGATCCGCCATGGCTACAAAGCCTGGGGTGGTTACCACAGCAACAGGCGGAGTCACACGAAGTGGTGTCACAGCAGGAGGAAGTGCTTCGGTTGGGACAGCAGGAAAAGCCAAACCAGAG gtgcaggtggaggttcctccagcagcagctaaGGGAGCCAAAGAG GTTGATCCATTCGATGCCCTGGCCAGCATACTGCCATCAGCTGATCCTATCACACCCCTCCTGCCTGTATACACAGGACCGGAGGTCACAGag CATGACATCACCTCTGAGAGGGGTCAGAAGTGTGGAGAAAGAGACAGCACGCTGCCTCCAGGCTACAGATTTGAAGATATG CCTCCAGCTCCTGCAGATTATAAGCCTAAGGACGTTCCT AAACCACTGAGCACAGACGAGGCCCTGGATTCTCTTTCATTTGGATTCACGCCTTCCACTGCTTCAGCTGCACCACAGAAGCAAGAG AAATCTCAAACCTCTTCAGCAGCCgcttctgtgtctgtgtgtgctccTGCACCACCAGCTGATAAAAAAGCCAAGATGGAGAAAGTTTCGGATGATTTCTCTCTGGAAAGTTTGCTTCCCGCTGTTACTGCCACTGCCACG AAAGCAGCTCCTCCTGTGGCCGTCTGTCAAGCTCCTCCTGCCGATAAAAAAGCCAAAATGATGGACGCCAATCCCAAGACTGATGCA ggtgtctctatgtctctggaTGCTCTCAGCGCTCTTGTTGACACGTTGCCAGAAGACAAACCAAAACCTGAACTCCCCAAACTCAGACCTGAGGACATCGTCTCG GAGGACAAACACAAGAAGGAGACGGGTGTGTTTGTGGGAGAGAGGGACGACTCAATTGCTCCAGAATACAGGTTTAATGTGGACGAACTGAAAAAACTGCCTGCTCCTAAACCTGAG CCGACCATTGGTACTGGTGAGGCTCTGGACTTTTTGTCTGGAGACTTCACGGACTCTTCAGCAGCGCCTGTTGTCCAGGCTCCTCTAGCAAAG AAAGCCCCGGCAGTTCCTCCTGTGGCTGTGTGTCCTCCTGCTGATAAAAAAGTCAAGAAGGAGAACATCCCTGATGATTTCGCTCTGCAGGCTGCAACTGCTACG GATGACTTCTCTCTGGACGCTCTCAGCGCTCTCAGTGACACGTTGCCAGCAGACGTGCCAAAACCTGAAGTTCCCGAACTCAGACCTGAGGACATCGTCTCG GAGGACAAACACAAGAAGGAGAGGGGTGTGTTTGTGGGAGAGAGGGACGACTCAATTGCTCCAGAATACAGGTTTAATGTGGACGAACTGAAAAAACTGCCTGCTCCTAAACCTGAG CCGACCATTGGTACTGGTGAGGCTCTGGACTTTTTGTCTGGAGACTTCACAGACTCTTCAGCAGCGCCTGTTGTCCAGGCTCCTTCAGCACAG AAACATGAGGACACTTTAATTGTGTGTTATGGTCCTCCACCTGCTGTCATGGCTTCTGTCATCACCCCCGTGCCTCTTCCTACACAG aCCAAAGTAGAAGATTTGTCAGCTCTGGATCTCCTTTCTGGAGATTTTGTGTCTTCAACTAAAACTTCTGGACTTCAGGCACCTGTCCCTCCTCCCACCAAGAAGACCCCAGAG AAAACGGTTTGTCCTCTGGAACAGCACAGGCCAGTTGATGTCCTCCATGGACGAACACCACAAGCAAAACCCAATCAG GGgggctctctgtctctggatgCTCTCAGTGCTCTCAGTGACACGTTGCCAGAAGACAAACCAAAACCTGAACTCCCCAAACTCAGACCTGAGGACATCGTCTCG gaggacaaacacaagaagaagaagggtgtgtttgtgggagAGAGGGACGACTCAATTGCTCCAGAATACAGGTTCAATGAGGAACAACTCAAAAAACTGCCTGCTCCTGAACCTGAG cccaCCATGTGTACTGGTGATGCTCTGGACATTTTGTCTGGAGGCTTCGAGTCCTCATCAGCTCCTGTTGTCCAGGCTCCTGTCATTACCCCCTCGGCTCCTCCTGCACAG TCCTCTGCAGACTTTTCTCTGGATGCCTTGGCGGGAGaatttgtttcctcctctgccgCTCCAACGGTGAAGTCCGCTGTTTGTGTTCCCACAGAAACTGCCGCAGAG CTGTACCCAGGAGCAGACAATGCTATGGATGCTCTGTCAGACACCTTGAAGGATATCACACCCGCCCCTCAGCCCGTCCCACCTCCTGCCAAAGACATTGTCAAG GAGAAAAAGGTTGTTGAAGAAAGGCTGGTTAAGATGGGGGAGAGAGACGACTCTCTGCCACCAGAGTATCGACCCACTAAG GAAATGGGAGAAGCACCTGCACCACCCAAGGGG AAGACTATGGATGATAAAACAGCCATGGACCTGCTGTCCAGTGACTTCGGTGCCGCTGCTTCCAAGCCCGCTGCACCCGCCGCATCATCTGCTGCCACAACAAAGCTGGAACCTCCTGTGCTGGACTCAAAGCCCCTGAAG CCAATGACTGGTGCTGTCCTGGACTCCCTGTCTAGCACTCTGCTCCCAGATGTCCCAGAGTTCAAACCTACAGACAAACCAAAG GGCAAGAgcaagtcaaagtcaaagtctAAA AAACACCAAGCAGAGGAGCCGTCTCCCACTGAACAGCTGCCCGCTCAGCAAAGCTCCGACGTTGTGCCGAGATCTACAAAGAAGGAAGGGAAGAGATAG